A genomic segment from Thermotoga neapolitana DSM 4359 encodes:
- a CDS encoding ATP-binding protein yields MKFGPYEVWEDVLDESFDSQVAPELGDVYTGEAPEIYRDPKEFFKRTYFTDATVEILKRILDTFEGKERRNIFLIYSLFGGGKTHLLLTLYHAFKTPEALEDPEVLEGYIPEKRETIRELAERIKLLGESVKVVPVYGKGRVGQPSIPLDVGPYSVKTIWGYIAHSLGKYSIVEKNDKNLTVPDIETLRDLFRGEKVLLLIDEIADYVDNLYNSGAEEDRRYAKNVDNFIDRLSTALSSSTSSMVITLPMTEEGGNLRTQEEYNHSVVRALWDAVRRVGGADSYTPVRTVGINDELVEVLKKRIFKRVDPDIRRRTLERIRSENNDVEIFGHGGFTHEIPRTYPFHPEYIQILRTIIEKTDLQRTRDMIRITRIVVRNLIDRYEKEGFAPAIILPIHIDLTNDRIRGMLFGEKSKFADYASIIDAELVNDEKYRAFRHPELARMILTYIFLRTYPFDAPTPLNDFPTLTTISRAIYDPETFSKKQWIPADIKDTVEEIESHPHFVFLNRKDGVFWFWRVANVTKMVDSKTEELIESSYGEIWNQLVRYVDQLVREKRSIAARGKGSTVEEHVRFFEQVIVSKEPQELMDNEMYKLFVLVSEDVDEKLLKGIMFQIGSGSRTYKNTVVVCYPIPGTMKHLIMTTARDMACQRVMDTVKEMYGKYGEDVVKIQLNQLRDIRNRALEDLENQIVGSFRKVAYPVKDGIDTADAPASSKSVVENVYSALKGRGKIVEEFDFIEFANWLKENIGLNILKPEGYYVSELRKIICSNPSAPMVDFENLKKSIKEAVRKLKIGLERKGKILFKKVYSEIPDFAQESGVEISKVEPDDIILPANEALRRQVCELLKQEKDEIRDGKRYRVWYEIYLPSSEFSELLKNLVTVENEECQIGDEEAVMYGLILEKKEEVEIKKGEFDLEVARRSVEGKPGEKVEIPVRITAFGDAEIELSSEYGELSYQNVFLREGESLEILWNMTIPSEKKVVKIEAKSEEKMIPKEIVLVPKVESSVLETNTLDETHKGMFLVSVKSIRDLDTLKSLPEDFEGVVSGRLETEKPEWKVQFSETDRKTFEYIAGELEDFLGTKALLDVNFRLSEPQMINDLIFEKLKPLNGKVSFILKKGDQK; encoded by the coding sequence ATGAAATTCGGTCCTTACGAAGTTTGGGAGGACGTTCTGGATGAGAGTTTTGATTCTCAAGTTGCGCCGGAATTAGGGGATGTGTACACCGGTGAAGCGCCGGAGATATACAGAGATCCGAAGGAGTTTTTCAAAAGGACGTATTTCACCGATGCAACGGTGGAGATATTGAAAAGAATCCTTGATACATTCGAGGGAAAAGAGAGAAGAAACATATTTCTGATCTACTCTCTCTTCGGTGGTGGAAAGACGCATCTGCTCCTCACCCTGTATCACGCCTTCAAAACACCTGAAGCTCTGGAAGACCCAGAGGTCCTCGAGGGATACATTCCCGAAAAAAGAGAAACCATAAGAGAACTGGCAGAGAGGATAAAGCTCCTTGGAGAAAGCGTAAAGGTCGTTCCCGTGTATGGTAAGGGAAGGGTAGGTCAGCCAAGTATTCCTCTGGACGTGGGCCCCTACAGTGTGAAGACGATCTGGGGGTACATAGCACATTCCCTTGGAAAGTACTCCATCGTCGAGAAAAACGATAAAAATCTCACGGTGCCGGACATTGAAACTCTGAGGGATTTATTCAGAGGCGAAAAAGTACTGCTTTTGATCGACGAAATTGCGGATTACGTTGACAACCTTTACAACTCTGGAGCGGAAGAGGACCGCCGTTACGCAAAAAACGTGGACAACTTCATCGACAGGCTCTCCACGGCTCTTTCAAGCTCTACGAGTTCTATGGTGATCACACTTCCCATGACAGAGGAAGGAGGCAATCTGAGGACTCAGGAAGAATACAACCACAGTGTTGTAAGGGCTCTGTGGGATGCTGTCAGAAGAGTTGGTGGGGCTGATTCTTACACACCTGTGAGAACCGTTGGCATAAACGACGAACTCGTCGAGGTCTTGAAAAAGAGGATATTCAAGCGTGTGGATCCCGATATCCGAAGAAGAACACTGGAAAGAATAAGATCTGAAAATAACGATGTGGAAATCTTCGGTCACGGAGGATTCACTCATGAAATACCCAGAACCTATCCGTTCCATCCCGAATACATACAGATTCTGAGAACGATCATAGAAAAGACGGATCTTCAGAGAACGAGGGACATGATCAGAATAACCAGAATCGTTGTGAGAAACCTGATCGATCGCTACGAGAAAGAGGGATTTGCACCTGCTATCATACTTCCTATTCACATCGATCTTACAAATGACAGAATAAGGGGAATGCTCTTTGGAGAAAAGTCGAAGTTCGCTGATTACGCTTCGATTATAGATGCTGAACTGGTCAACGATGAGAAGTACAGAGCTTTCAGACATCCAGAGCTTGCAAGGATGATTCTCACTTACATCTTTTTGAGAACATATCCATTCGATGCACCGACTCCTCTAAATGATTTCCCAACGCTGACCACCATATCGAGAGCGATCTACGACCCAGAAACTTTCTCCAAAAAACAGTGGATTCCCGCTGATATAAAAGACACCGTCGAAGAGATAGAATCCCATCCACACTTCGTCTTTCTGAACAGAAAAGACGGTGTTTTCTGGTTCTGGAGAGTTGCCAACGTGACAAAGATGGTTGACAGCAAAACTGAGGAGCTCATCGAAAGCAGCTATGGTGAGATCTGGAACCAGCTTGTCCGATATGTGGACCAGTTAGTGAGGGAAAAAAGGAGTATCGCAGCAAGAGGTAAGGGATCCACTGTAGAAGAACACGTGAGGTTCTTCGAACAGGTGATCGTTAGCAAAGAACCACAGGAACTTATGGACAATGAAATGTACAAGCTCTTCGTACTGGTGAGTGAGGATGTCGATGAGAAATTACTGAAAGGCATTATGTTCCAGATCGGTTCTGGAAGCAGAACTTACAAGAACACTGTGGTTGTCTGTTATCCCATTCCGGGAACGATGAAACATCTGATAATGACGACGGCAAGAGATATGGCATGCCAGAGGGTGATGGACACGGTAAAAGAGATGTATGGAAAGTATGGAGAAGACGTGGTGAAAATACAGCTGAACCAGCTCAGAGATATAAGAAACAGGGCCCTTGAAGACCTTGAGAATCAAATTGTGGGCTCTTTCAGAAAAGTAGCTTACCCGGTTAAAGATGGTATAGACACCGCTGACGCTCCTGCCAGCTCGAAATCTGTTGTCGAAAACGTGTATTCTGCTCTGAAAGGCAGAGGAAAGATCGTAGAGGAATTCGATTTCATCGAATTCGCTAACTGGTTGAAAGAAAACATCGGCCTCAATATTCTGAAACCAGAAGGATACTACGTGTCAGAACTGAGAAAAATCATCTGTTCGAATCCCTCTGCACCCATGGTGGACTTTGAGAATCTCAAGAAGTCGATAAAGGAGGCTGTTCGAAAGCTCAAGATCGGCCTTGAAAGAAAAGGAAAGATACTATTCAAAAAGGTCTATTCGGAGATTCCCGACTTTGCACAAGAAAGCGGCGTGGAGATCTCCAAAGTTGAGCCCGATGACATAATTCTGCCAGCTAATGAAGCTCTCAGAAGACAAGTCTGCGAGCTTTTGAAACAGGAAAAGGATGAGATTAGGGATGGAAAAAGATATCGCGTGTGGTACGAAATTTATCTTCCGAGTTCGGAATTTTCAGAGCTTTTGAAGAACCTGGTTACTGTGGAGAACGAGGAATGTCAGATAGGGGACGAAGAAGCCGTTATGTACGGTTTAATCCTGGAAAAAAAGGAAGAAGTGGAGATTAAAAAAGGAGAATTCGACCTTGAGGTAGCCCGACGAAGCGTTGAAGGAAAACCGGGCGAGAAAGTAGAGATCCCCGTTAGGATAACCGCTTTTGGTGATGCCGAGATCGAACTCTCATCCGAATACGGGGAACTTTCCTATCAGAACGTTTTTCTCAGAGAGGGTGAATCTCTTGAAATTCTATGGAATATGACCATACCGTCTGAGAAGAAAGTTGTGAAGATAGAGGCAAAAAGTGAAGAGAAAATGATTCCCAAGGAGATCGTTCTTGTACCGAAAGTTGAATCGAGTGTTCTTGAGACAAATACCTTGGACGAAACTCACAAAGGAATGTTTCTTGTTTCCGTGAAATCCATCAGAGATCTCGATACACTGAAATCTCTACCAGAGGACTTCGAAGGAGTGGTGAGTGGTCGTCTCGAAACGGAAAAGCCTGAGTGGAAAGTTCAGTTCAGTGAAACCGACAGAAAAACTTTTGAATACATTGCCGGTGAGCTCGAAGATTTTCTGGGAACAAAGGCTTTGCTCGATGTGAACTTCCGTTTGTCGGAACCACAGATGATCAATGACCTTATCTTTGAGAAACTGAAACCTCTGAATGGAAAAGTATCATTCATTCTAAAGAAAGGAGATCAGAAATGA
- a CDS encoding thioredoxin family protein has protein sequence MAKKVEILGKGCPRCKQTEKIVRMAIEELGIDAVVEKVQDINEIVSRGVVATPAVAVDGKVVISGKIPSLDEVKKVLQQA, from the coding sequence ATGGCAAAAAAGGTGGAGATACTAGGAAAAGGGTGTCCGAGGTGCAAACAGACAGAAAAAATCGTGAGAATGGCAATCGAAGAACTGGGAATCGATGCAGTTGTTGAAAAGGTTCAGGACATAAACGAGATTGTCTCAAGAGGTGTCGTGGCAACCCCCGCAGTAGCGGTGGATGGAAAAGTTGTCATCTCCGGTAAAATTCCATCCCTAGATGAAGTCAAAAAGGTCCTTCAGCAGGCTTGA
- a CDS encoding helicase-related protein, with protein MERLPEVILRKVTLSNPALFYSSLTSPSNRRRIEAFKHQFQTLCHAMLSRPVRILIADEIGLGKTIQALAIARYLELQGEAKKILILVPKILREQWKQEIRRLGGKPVVITNGSEVERKLLRKATFNNAAEYFVVSIDLAKSQNHSEKFSAIDWDLLIVDEVHNVTYNTQRYNFLKSLIEKSKEDLNIVFLSATPHRGNPKDYIERLRLLDPTLTADWNALDSEKFYRRTHGVLVFRRTKKVVNDLEKREIFKKCDFNAVIVDITEEEKRFFEELDEVLFEMVKDVHMNSPVALLAVLLRKRAASSYESALKTINNIIKNQYSGASGEDVLEDQIKQIFGLGYDEMELEENSEIDDLISSIINSVAKRYPLDKGQINALEKILKIGKAIGKNDSKLKTLAEVLAYHLKKNEKVIVFTEFKDTLEYLRNNLPTLLEQEGIHLSEEKDISVLHGGMKSEEIEKQVEKFANDGKLLISTDVASEGLNLQVANILINYEIPWSPIKLEQRVGRIWRLNQTKETIAYTLLLNHEADLQILESLYQKILNITDAVGTGPNVGKPVFGTRTLSGNFEYRLENVQDEETSDSPVSEFELMLSAIKRRNLDEQTKRIISTLKSLRTKIEEVVPLNTCNEIQEELNSVLLPDDMESEIVFEKLKKYISVFENSFINSIGSYLFKILTDRIHEPLLNEKCLKIAVKNESKEYRLFQVEVIDRGRKIYEYPVLIEIGGNVSPQLYRGTSLLEKLADVFSKEWFVIEWANPKEKMDIQTAKLIDRSAKDLQSIMNKHTDYDTELNESFMKTGSLFINLDTKSSEILRVEGVSDREFSIFKLFHPSILEILGLPPDSFDLPSNDYERWMERGFVPLEDILESERKAMEIVMNIEKKRLIEKYGESSDWKVEDVSLKEHYDIKVSEPEGEKYIEVKGHKPLWLSAELTAAEHRFANDNRDRYWIYIVSNLGGKKPVILKIFSPFDDEKRRIYLVHENKDIDITEIFGSTIKTKQRYVISLGQKIYRRR; from the coding sequence TTGGAAAGGTTACCTGAGGTCATACTCAGAAAAGTTACACTGAGCAATCCCGCTCTCTTTTATTCCTCGCTGACTTCTCCCTCGAACAGAAGGAGAATAGAAGCTTTCAAGCATCAGTTTCAGACGCTCTGTCATGCCATGCTTTCAAGGCCTGTGAGAATTCTAATAGCCGATGAGATAGGCCTCGGAAAAACCATCCAGGCTCTTGCAATAGCGAGATATTTAGAGCTTCAAGGTGAAGCAAAAAAGATTCTGATCCTCGTTCCCAAGATCCTCAGAGAGCAGTGGAAACAGGAGATAAGAAGATTGGGAGGAAAACCGGTTGTCATAACGAATGGAAGCGAAGTGGAAAGAAAACTTCTCAGAAAGGCTACTTTTAATAATGCTGCCGAGTATTTTGTGGTGTCAATCGATCTGGCAAAGAGTCAAAACCATTCAGAAAAGTTCTCGGCGATAGATTGGGATCTTCTAATCGTTGACGAGGTTCATAATGTAACTTACAACACACAGAGATACAACTTTTTGAAGAGTCTGATCGAAAAATCAAAAGAGGACCTCAACATCGTATTTCTCTCCGCAACACCGCACAGAGGTAATCCGAAAGACTATATAGAAAGGCTCAGACTCCTTGATCCAACACTGACAGCCGATTGGAACGCTCTGGACAGCGAGAAGTTCTACAGAAGAACTCACGGGGTTCTGGTTTTTCGTCGAACAAAAAAGGTTGTCAACGATCTGGAGAAGAGAGAGATCTTCAAAAAGTGCGATTTCAACGCTGTGATAGTTGATATTACCGAAGAAGAAAAACGTTTCTTTGAGGAACTGGATGAAGTGCTCTTTGAAATGGTCAAGGATGTTCATATGAACTCTCCTGTTGCTCTTCTTGCTGTACTTTTGAGAAAAAGAGCGGCTTCGAGTTACGAATCCGCTTTGAAAACTATAAACAACATCATCAAAAATCAGTATTCCGGGGCTTCAGGTGAAGACGTGCTGGAAGATCAGATCAAGCAGATATTCGGCCTCGGGTACGATGAGATGGAACTGGAAGAAAATTCAGAAATAGACGATCTGATCAGTAGCATAATAAACAGCGTGGCCAAAAGATACCCTCTTGATAAAGGACAGATTAACGCGTTAGAAAAGATCCTGAAGATTGGAAAGGCCATCGGAAAAAACGACAGCAAGTTGAAAACTCTTGCCGAAGTTCTCGCATATCACCTGAAGAAAAACGAAAAGGTGATCGTATTTACAGAATTCAAGGACACACTGGAATACCTTAGGAACAATCTTCCAACACTCCTCGAACAAGAAGGTATTCACCTTTCTGAGGAAAAGGATATATCTGTACTTCATGGCGGAATGAAAAGCGAAGAAATAGAAAAACAGGTGGAGAAATTTGCAAACGATGGAAAACTACTGATCTCAACCGATGTGGCATCCGAGGGATTGAACCTGCAGGTGGCAAACATCCTGATCAATTACGAAATCCCTTGGAGTCCGATAAAGCTCGAACAGAGGGTGGGAAGAATCTGGAGACTGAATCAGACAAAAGAAACGATCGCTTACACCCTTCTTCTCAACCACGAGGCAGATCTTCAGATACTGGAAAGCCTTTATCAGAAGATCCTGAACATAACTGATGCTGTTGGAACTGGGCCGAACGTTGGTAAGCCAGTTTTTGGAACGAGAACGCTCAGTGGAAATTTCGAGTATCGGCTGGAGAACGTTCAGGACGAGGAAACTTCGGATTCTCCTGTGTCCGAGTTCGAACTGATGCTCTCTGCCATCAAAAGGAGGAATTTAGATGAACAGACAAAACGTATAATCAGCACTTTGAAATCTCTCAGAACGAAGATCGAAGAAGTCGTTCCTTTGAACACCTGTAATGAAATTCAAGAAGAACTGAACAGTGTTCTTTTACCTGACGATATGGAATCGGAGATCGTTTTCGAGAAACTTAAAAAGTACATATCAGTTTTTGAAAATAGTTTTATCAATAGTATAGGTTCATACCTTTTTAAAATTCTGACAGATAGAATACATGAACCACTTCTGAACGAGAAGTGTTTAAAAATAGCCGTTAAAAATGAGTCAAAAGAATACAGACTTTTCCAGGTGGAAGTCATCGATCGAGGAAGAAAGATATACGAGTATCCTGTACTAATTGAAATCGGTGGAAACGTTTCACCTCAGCTCTACCGTGGTACTTCTCTTTTGGAAAAGCTGGCAGATGTGTTTTCAAAAGAATGGTTCGTTATTGAATGGGCAAATCCAAAAGAGAAGATGGATATTCAAACCGCGAAATTGATAGATCGGAGTGCCAAAGATTTACAAAGCATCATGAATAAACACACAGATTATGACACTGAACTGAATGAATCTTTTATGAAAACAGGCTCACTGTTCATAAATCTGGACACGAAGTCATCTGAGATTTTGAGAGTTGAGGGTGTATCCGACAGGGAATTTTCCATTTTTAAACTATTTCATCCTTCCATTCTTGAAATCCTCGGCCTTCCTCCAGACAGCTTTGATCTTCCATCGAACGACTATGAAAGATGGATGGAAAGAGGTTTCGTTCCACTCGAAGATATTCTTGAAAGTGAAAGAAAAGCCATGGAAATTGTTATGAACATAGAAAAGAAGCGTCTAATTGAAAAGTATGGGGAAAGCTCTGACTGGAAGGTAGAGGATGTTTCTTTGAAGGAACACTACGATATAAAAGTCTCTGAACCAGAAGGTGAGAAGTACATAGAAGTCAAGGGACACAAACCCTTGTGGCTGTCCGCTGAGTTGACCGCGGCTGAGCACAGATTCGCAAATGACAATCGGGATAGATACTGGATCTACATAGTTTCCAACCTTGGAGGTAAAAAGCCCGTAATTTTAAAGATCTTCAGCCCGTTCGATGATGAAAAAAGAAGAATATACCTGGTTCACGAGAATAAAGACATTGATATCACCGAAATATTTGGATCGACAATAAAAACAAAACAACGATACGTCATTTCACTCGGACAGAAAATATACCGCAGGAGGTGA
- a CDS encoding GmrSD restriction endonuclease domain-containing protein, with product MNGLLFKKVDYSVGGLLENIDSGEIGLPDIQRPFVWDTTRVRDLFDSMYRGYPIGTLLFWENGFPGEHRTIGTGPKKKVPRLLVVDGQQRLTALYSVMKGVPIVDKNFRQRRLRIAFNPLEEKFEVTNTSIERDPTWISDISILWQEGFALYDFISSFMKRLEERRGLTEEERQRIPRSIQKLVNLVNYPMTALEISASATEEQVSEIFVRINSRGRTLNQADFILTLMSVFWDEGRKQLEEFCRRAKNPPSDNRPSPYNPYFKPQPDQLLRVDVALAFRRARLEYVYSILRGKDLQTGEFSPERRDAQFALLRKAQDEVLNLQNWHDFLKVIKRAGYIHPSLITSEMALVYTYSLWLIGKQDFGLDQHTLRNLMARWFFMSSLTSRYSSSPETRMEQDLALIRGCTNSEEFIRTLEQEISAVLTNDYWTVTLPNELATASARSPGQFAFFAALCLLDAPVLYSSMKVRDLLDPTSQSGRSALERHHLFPRKYLQKLGIKDKHDINQVANFALVEWYDNVDIGDRPPSDYAPEYERRFPPDKLKEMYWYHALPEGWYNMDYWTFLEERRRRMAEIIRKGFESLK from the coding sequence GTGAACGGTCTTTTGTTCAAGAAGGTAGATTACAGTGTAGGTGGACTGTTAGAGAATATCGATAGCGGTGAAATAGGTCTTCCTGATATTCAACGGCCCTTCGTCTGGGATACAACGCGTGTGCGTGATCTGTTTGATTCTATGTACCGTGGCTATCCTATTGGAACTCTTCTTTTCTGGGAAAATGGTTTCCCTGGTGAACACCGCACTATCGGGACAGGCCCCAAGAAGAAAGTGCCTCGCCTGCTCGTTGTAGATGGTCAACAGCGACTCACTGCCCTTTACTCCGTAATGAAGGGTGTTCCCATCGTAGACAAGAACTTTCGACAACGGCGCTTGAGAATAGCCTTCAATCCGTTGGAAGAAAAATTCGAGGTCACCAATACATCTATTGAACGAGATCCTACCTGGATATCTGATATCAGTATCCTGTGGCAGGAAGGTTTCGCGCTGTACGATTTTATCTCCAGTTTCATGAAGAGATTGGAAGAACGGCGTGGTCTAACCGAAGAGGAACGGCAGCGGATTCCTCGATCCATTCAAAAGCTGGTCAACCTCGTCAATTATCCAATGACCGCTCTGGAAATTTCTGCCAGCGCCACAGAAGAACAGGTTTCTGAGATCTTTGTTCGCATAAACAGCAGAGGTCGTACACTCAATCAGGCCGATTTCATCCTGACGTTGATGTCCGTTTTCTGGGATGAAGGGCGAAAACAACTGGAAGAATTCTGCCGGCGGGCTAAGAATCCACCTTCGGATAATCGTCCTTCACCCTATAACCCATACTTCAAACCTCAACCAGATCAGCTACTGAGAGTCGATGTGGCACTGGCTTTTCGTCGCGCCCGGCTGGAATACGTGTATTCCATTCTGCGAGGCAAAGATCTTCAGACCGGTGAATTCTCTCCTGAACGTCGTGATGCCCAGTTCGCTCTCCTGAGAAAAGCACAGGACGAAGTTCTCAACCTGCAAAACTGGCACGACTTTTTGAAAGTTATAAAGCGTGCCGGATATATTCATCCCAGTCTTATTACCTCTGAAATGGCGCTGGTTTACACTTATTCCCTCTGGCTCATTGGCAAACAAGACTTTGGCCTGGACCAGCACACTCTCCGCAATCTGATGGCACGATGGTTCTTCATGAGTTCACTCACCAGCCGCTACTCCTCTTCCCCTGAAACTCGTATGGAACAGGATCTCGCATTGATACGAGGCTGTACCAATTCAGAAGAGTTCATTCGGACACTGGAACAGGAAATATCAGCGGTTCTGACAAATGATTACTGGACTGTCACGCTCCCCAACGAACTCGCCACAGCTTCCGCTCGCAGTCCGGGACAATTCGCCTTCTTTGCAGCTCTCTGTTTGCTTGATGCCCCGGTACTCTACTCTTCTATGAAGGTTCGCGACCTGCTCGATCCCACATCACAATCGGGAAGGTCAGCCCTGGAGAGACACCATCTCTTTCCACGCAAATACCTTCAAAAACTGGGCATCAAAGATAAACACGACATAAACCAGGTTGCCAATTTCGCACTGGTAGAATGGTACGACAACGTTGATATAGGAGATCGCCCTCCTTCAGATTACGCGCCCGAGTATGAAAGACGTTTTCCACCCGACAAACTTAAAGAAATGTACTGGTACCATGCACTGCCCGAAGGCTGGTACAACATGGATTACTGGACATTTTTGGAGGAACGCCGACGTCGAATGGCAGAAATCATTCGAAAAGGGTTTGAGAGTTTGAAGTGA
- a CDS encoding permease, giving the protein MATFILIALIFVAFYFVPFGHPIVDQSILNGFYLLHEYAREHVLLCLVPAFFIAGTISVMLKKDAVLKLLGPNAKRIISYPVAAISGGILAVCSCTILPLFGGIYKKGAGIGPATTFLFAGPAINIAAIFLTARVLGWDLGLARLIATITAAVLIGLIMEMIYQERGEGGLAFTSDDDQYGVRGIIFFLIQLGFLVTSSLGINQTLKYSLMTLLGISALFMALFGFKRDTVENWLYETWDFAKKILPYLFIGVFFAGVLTRLLPQQVVTALLGSNSFLSNLVASVIGTLMYFATLTEVPIVQALRELGMAKGPTLALLMAGNSLSLPSMIVITKLLGKKKAFTYFGLVVVFSTLFGMIYGVI; this is encoded by the coding sequence TTGGCGACCTTCATCCTGATCGCTCTGATCTTTGTGGCTTTCTATTTCGTTCCGTTCGGGCATCCGATTGTCGATCAGAGTATTCTGAACGGATTCTACCTGCTTCACGAATACGCACGTGAACACGTTCTTCTGTGTCTTGTTCCCGCATTCTTCATCGCCGGAACGATATCAGTAATGCTCAAAAAGGACGCCGTTTTGAAACTCCTTGGTCCAAACGCAAAAAGGATCATTTCTTATCCTGTCGCTGCGATTTCCGGTGGTATTCTGGCTGTCTGTTCCTGCACCATTCTTCCGCTCTTTGGAGGGATCTACAAAAAAGGTGCGGGTATAGGTCCTGCCACCACTTTCTTGTTTGCCGGACCTGCCATAAACATCGCTGCGATATTTCTGACAGCCCGAGTTCTTGGATGGGATTTGGGACTTGCCCGTCTCATTGCAACGATAACAGCAGCTGTCCTGATAGGCTTGATCATGGAAATGATCTATCAGGAAAGGGGAGAAGGTGGACTCGCGTTCACTTCCGATGACGATCAATACGGCGTAAGAGGAATAATATTTTTCCTGATACAGCTTGGATTTCTGGTAACGAGTTCTCTTGGTATCAACCAGACCCTCAAATATTCCCTGATGACATTGCTCGGAATCTCCGCACTTTTCATGGCTTTGTTTGGTTTCAAAAGAGACACCGTTGAAAACTGGCTGTACGAAACCTGGGACTTCGCAAAGAAAATACTGCCATATCTCTTCATCGGTGTGTTCTTCGCAGGTGTTCTGACCAGACTTCTGCCCCAGCAGGTGGTAACGGCACTTCTTGGAAGCAACAGTTTCTTGTCAAATCTTGTAGCGTCCGTCATAGGAACTCTCATGTACTTTGCCACTCTTACGGAAGTTCCAATAGTTCAGGCTCTGAGAGAACTTGGAATGGCAAAGGGTCCAACCCTTGCTCTTCTCATGGCCGGTAATTCCCTCAGCCTGCCAAGCATGATCGTTATCACAAAGCTTCTTGGAAAGAAAAAGGCCTTCACTTACTTTGGCCTTGTGGTTGTTTTTTCCACTCTGTTTGGAATGATATACGGAGTAATTTAA